One region of Triticum aestivum cultivar Chinese Spring chromosome 6B, IWGSC CS RefSeq v2.1, whole genome shotgun sequence genomic DNA includes:
- the LOC123136970 gene encoding uncharacterized protein isoform X1: MAKQKKKPAPKDPAQFQKQLKMKLSNECRKYEIYLNRQDMDDLKKIADKLDEGYFCSEADKTVELEFYSQVEQDIRKTMRKVYARSSNWSKTEKLVKELDATLKILTGDEQKSLYVADTKKQQQFVLARSWLESMQQKQSSCKRCEDPEPECDEETQYWINTLNTGIILDKTLVELEVERSTLDLFKDTDIEQVFFNPRTASLANLINYMRDRLCENSQHQIFASGEDSCHLLPFKTAPHQPPKWMLVELRDQSAKCGVYMRGDNLYITAFRNQKNMIYELVESDNLRIIEGSFVFGCNADYPALVKYDREVEDLPKEEADRRLLEIIFNLEENAADVHLLANYDHTQKMDDAERRQAIENVQKALIRKMVVLSEVSRFVNLFIAVNADWNNSIASLTKLLLTFMRRWGPMSKKVRNSNSSDVLPKSLQDNLGLKFVSDLIKVMHLVLNTKHPELNKIGRSTPAEPSGGIPEASGSSYGDCKEAKSKARPSNGNPDPSGSSDSSLGQSCGSHAPSRPSDCGLGQSWLSDSSPGPSDGSPGQPRLSDGSHADGSPEQTGASGICPVQSGLYVFADPSGLYVFPDPSGSSDSSLGQFGGSHASSRPSGCSLRQSWLSDVSPGPSDGSPGQPRPSDGSHADGSPEQTGASGICPVQSGLYVFPEQSGLSAVSYISSVISSAIESLRMAILFARSGSIHPLSHHPLGPVRIHAPLVPLLRPSDGSPEQTGKSGICPVQSGHPLSHHLLGPVRVHSPFGSST; encoded by the exons ATGGCAAAGCAAAAGAAGAAGCCTGCTCCCAAGGATCCTGCACAGTTTCAGAAGCAGCTGAAAATGAAGCTATCTAATGAATGCAGAAAATATGAAATTTATCTGAACCGTCAGGATATGGATGATCTCAAGAAAATAGCAGATAAACTGGACGAGGGATATTTCTGTTCGGAAGCAGATAAAACAGTGGAATTGGAATTCTATTCACAAGTTGAGCAGGATATTCGGAAG ACCATGAGGAAAGTTTATGCACGTTCATCGAATTGGTCTAAGACTGAAAAGTTAGTTAAGGAGCTTGATGCTACACTGAAAATACTTACCGGGGATGAGCAGAAGAGCCTTTATGTAGCTGACACGAAGAAACAG CAACAATTTGTACTTGCACGTAGCTGGCTGGAGAGCATGCAGCAGAAGCAAAGCAGTTGTAAAAGATGTGAAGATCCTGAGCCAGAATGTGATGAAGAAACGCAGTATTGGATTAATACTCTCAATACTGGAATTATCCTTGACAAAACATTAGTAGAACTTGAAGTTGAGAG GTCTACGTTGGATTTATTTAAAGATACAGACATTGAGCAAGTTTTCTTCAATCCTCGTACAGCTTCTTTAGCTAATCTCATAAATTATATGAGGGATCGCTTGTGTGAAAATTCTCAACATCAAATATTTGCATCAGGAGAAGATTCATGCCATCTACTTCCTTTTAAGACAGCCCCTCATCAACCACCAAAGTGGATGTTGGTTGAACTGAGAGATCAAAGTGCAAAATGTGGTGTCTACATGAGAGGCGATAATCTGTATATCACTGCTTTTCGCAACCAAAAGAATATGATATATGAGCTCGTAGAGTCTGATAATTTGCGAATAATTGAAGGTTCCTTTGTATTTGGTTGCAATGCTGATTACCCTGCACTTGTAAAATATGATAGAGAAGTTGAGGATCTTCCAAAAGAAGAAGCTGATAGGCGATTACTGGAAATTATCTTCAATCTGGAGGAAAATGCAGCTGATGTTCATCTGTTGGCTAATTATGACCACACACAAAAGATGGATGATGCTGAGCGACGTCAAGCCATTGAAAATGTGCAGAAGGCGCTAATTCGGAAAATGGTGGTTTTATCTGAGGTCTCACGTTTTGTGAACCTTTTTATAGCTGTGAATGCAGATTGGAATAACAGCATTGCATCTCTGACAAAATTGCTGTTAACATTTATGAGGCGATGGGGTCCAATGTCGAAGAAAGTCCGTAACAGTAACAGCTCTGATGTGCTTCCTAAAAGCTTGCAGGATAATCTTGGCTTGAAATTTGTGTCTGACCTAATCAAGGTTATGCATCTTGTGCTTAATACAAAGCATCCTGAACTTAATAAAATAGGACGCAGTACACCTGCTGAACCTTCTGGTGGCATCCCTGAAGCGTCTGGATCATCTTATGGTGATTGCAAAGAAGCTAAGAGCAAAGCTCGACCATCTAATGGCAACCCTGATCCATCTGGATCTTCTGATAGCAGCCTTGGGCAATCTTGTGGCAGCCATGCACCATCCAGGCCATCTGATTGCGGCCTTGGACAATCTTGGCTATCTGACAGCAGCCCCGGACCATCCGATGGCAGTCCTGGACAACCTAGACTGTCTGATGGCAGCCATGCAGATGGTAGCCCTGAACAAACTGGAGCATCTGGCATCTGCCCTGTACAATCTGGTCTGTATGTCTTCGCTGATCCATCTGGTCTGTATGTCTTCCCTGATCCATCTGGATCTTCTGATAGCAGCCTTGGGCAATTTGGTGGCAGCCATGCATCATCCAGGCCATCTGGTTGCAGCCTTCGACAATCTTGGCTATCTGACGTCAGCCCCGGACCATCTGATGGCAGTCCTGGACAACCTAGACCGTCTGATGGCAGCCATGCAGATGGTAGCCCTGAACAAACTGGAGCATCTGGCATCTGCCCTGTACAATCTGGTCTGTATGTCTTCCCTGAACAATCTGGGCTATCTGCCGTCAGCTATATATCAAGTGTGATTAGCAGCGCAATTGAATCTCTCAGGATGGCGATCCTATTTGCACGATCTGGCAGCATCCATCCTTTGAGTCATCATCCACTTGGACCTGTGCGCATACATGCTCCTTTGGTTCCTCTACTTAGACCATCTGATGGTAGCCCTGAACAAACTGGAAAATCTGGCATCTGCCCTGTACAATCTGGTCATCCTTTGAGTCATCATCTACTTGGACCTGTGCGCGTACATTCTCCTTTCGGTTCCTCCACTTAG
- the LOC123136970 gene encoding uncharacterized protein isoform X2, whose product MAKQKKKPAPKDPAQFQKQLKMKLSNECRKYEIYLNRQDMDDLKKIADKLDEGYFCSEADKTVELEFYSQVEQDIRKTMRKVYARSSNWSKTEKLVKELDATLKILTGDEQKSLYVADTKKQQQFVLARSWLESMQQKQSSCKRCEDPEPECDEETQYWINTLNTGIILDKTLVELEVERSTLDLFKDTDIEQVFFNPREDSCHLLPFKTAPHQPPKWMLVELRDQSAKCGVYMRGDNLYITAFRNQKNMIYELVESDNLRIIEGSFVFGCNADYPALVKYDREVEDLPKEEADRRLLEIIFNLEENAADVHLLANYDHTQKMDDAERRQAIENVQKALIRKMVVLSEVSRFVNLFIAVNADWNNSIASLTKLLLTFMRRWGPMSKKVRNSNSSDVLPKSLQDNLGLKFVSDLIKVMHLVLNTKHPELNKIGRSTPAEPSGGIPEASGSSYGDCKEAKSKARPSNGNPDPSGSSDSSLGQSCGSHAPSRPSDCGLGQSWLSDSSPGPSDGSPGQPRLSDGSHADGSPEQTGASGICPVQSGLYVFADPSGLYVFPDPSGSSDSSLGQFGGSHASSRPSGCSLRQSWLSDVSPGPSDGSPGQPRPSDGSHADGSPEQTGASGICPVQSGLYVFPEQSGLSAVSYISSVISSAIESLRMAILFARSGSIHPLSHHPLGPVRIHAPLVPLLRPSDGSPEQTGKSGICPVQSGHPLSHHLLGPVRVHSPFGSST is encoded by the exons ATGGCAAAGCAAAAGAAGAAGCCTGCTCCCAAGGATCCTGCACAGTTTCAGAAGCAGCTGAAAATGAAGCTATCTAATGAATGCAGAAAATATGAAATTTATCTGAACCGTCAGGATATGGATGATCTCAAGAAAATAGCAGATAAACTGGACGAGGGATATTTCTGTTCGGAAGCAGATAAAACAGTGGAATTGGAATTCTATTCACAAGTTGAGCAGGATATTCGGAAG ACCATGAGGAAAGTTTATGCACGTTCATCGAATTGGTCTAAGACTGAAAAGTTAGTTAAGGAGCTTGATGCTACACTGAAAATACTTACCGGGGATGAGCAGAAGAGCCTTTATGTAGCTGACACGAAGAAACAG CAACAATTTGTACTTGCACGTAGCTGGCTGGAGAGCATGCAGCAGAAGCAAAGCAGTTGTAAAAGATGTGAAGATCCTGAGCCAGAATGTGATGAAGAAACGCAGTATTGGATTAATACTCTCAATACTGGAATTATCCTTGACAAAACATTAGTAGAACTTGAAGTTGAGAG GTCTACGTTGGATTTATTTAAAGATACAGACATTGAGCAAGTTTTCTTCAATCCTC GAGAAGATTCATGCCATCTACTTCCTTTTAAGACAGCCCCTCATCAACCACCAAAGTGGATGTTGGTTGAACTGAGAGATCAAAGTGCAAAATGTGGTGTCTACATGAGAGGCGATAATCTGTATATCACTGCTTTTCGCAACCAAAAGAATATGATATATGAGCTCGTAGAGTCTGATAATTTGCGAATAATTGAAGGTTCCTTTGTATTTGGTTGCAATGCTGATTACCCTGCACTTGTAAAATATGATAGAGAAGTTGAGGATCTTCCAAAAGAAGAAGCTGATAGGCGATTACTGGAAATTATCTTCAATCTGGAGGAAAATGCAGCTGATGTTCATCTGTTGGCTAATTATGACCACACACAAAAGATGGATGATGCTGAGCGACGTCAAGCCATTGAAAATGTGCAGAAGGCGCTAATTCGGAAAATGGTGGTTTTATCTGAGGTCTCACGTTTTGTGAACCTTTTTATAGCTGTGAATGCAGATTGGAATAACAGCATTGCATCTCTGACAAAATTGCTGTTAACATTTATGAGGCGATGGGGTCCAATGTCGAAGAAAGTCCGTAACAGTAACAGCTCTGATGTGCTTCCTAAAAGCTTGCAGGATAATCTTGGCTTGAAATTTGTGTCTGACCTAATCAAGGTTATGCATCTTGTGCTTAATACAAAGCATCCTGAACTTAATAAAATAGGACGCAGTACACCTGCTGAACCTTCTGGTGGCATCCCTGAAGCGTCTGGATCATCTTATGGTGATTGCAAAGAAGCTAAGAGCAAAGCTCGACCATCTAATGGCAACCCTGATCCATCTGGATCTTCTGATAGCAGCCTTGGGCAATCTTGTGGCAGCCATGCACCATCCAGGCCATCTGATTGCGGCCTTGGACAATCTTGGCTATCTGACAGCAGCCCCGGACCATCCGATGGCAGTCCTGGACAACCTAGACTGTCTGATGGCAGCCATGCAGATGGTAGCCCTGAACAAACTGGAGCATCTGGCATCTGCCCTGTACAATCTGGTCTGTATGTCTTCGCTGATCCATCTGGTCTGTATGTCTTCCCTGATCCATCTGGATCTTCTGATAGCAGCCTTGGGCAATTTGGTGGCAGCCATGCATCATCCAGGCCATCTGGTTGCAGCCTTCGACAATCTTGGCTATCTGACGTCAGCCCCGGACCATCTGATGGCAGTCCTGGACAACCTAGACCGTCTGATGGCAGCCATGCAGATGGTAGCCCTGAACAAACTGGAGCATCTGGCATCTGCCCTGTACAATCTGGTCTGTATGTCTTCCCTGAACAATCTGGGCTATCTGCCGTCAGCTATATATCAAGTGTGATTAGCAGCGCAATTGAATCTCTCAGGATGGCGATCCTATTTGCACGATCTGGCAGCATCCATCCTTTGAGTCATCATCCACTTGGACCTGTGCGCATACATGCTCCTTTGGTTCCTCTACTTAGACCATCTGATGGTAGCCCTGAACAAACTGGAAAATCTGGCATCTGCCCTGTACAATCTGGTCATCCTTTGAGTCATCATCTACTTGGACCTGTGCGCGTACATTCTCCTTTCGGTTCCTCCACTTAG
- the LOC123136972 gene encoding uncharacterized protein → MVLPDLNSTPPGGEEDVHMSEEEEDVHMPEGEEDVRIPRAKPDLPDTHKFAAYIALKALSRDGEIDKRDKERVAGLLNTSVRTVERIWKEANAQLARGEEINVSNKRKRRCGRKRADLDLSRIPSIPLNKRSTLRALARSLDVPYSTLRRRFKWGKIRKHTNSLKPTLKPENKLSRLKFCISMIDQTTIADAMPSFIDMQNIVHIDEKWFDMTKRNRTYYLHEEEPDPVRTVQNKNSISKVMFLTAVARPRFDDQGNVTFDGKIGVWSFIKETPAKKDSKNRLKGTKELKSVTVTRNVMREYLCEKVIPAIEAQWPEDNRTIYIQQDNARTHVPPDDSDFLAAVAESELDIRLMQQPANSPDMNVLDLCFFSSIQSLTLESAPNNIKELIESVEEAYDRYEVHKLARVFITLQSVLIEVMRVEGGTGYKIPHMNKDRMEREGMLHINLRFDAELYWKTLDIIEGH, encoded by the coding sequence ATGGTGCTCCCAGATCTGAATAGCACTCCACCTGGAGGAGAGGAAGATGTACATAtgtctgaagaagaggaagatgtacATATGCCTGAAGGAGAGGAAGATGTACGTATACCACGGGCAAAACCAGATCTACCAGACACTCACAAATTTGCAGCATATATTGCACTAAAAGCACTTAGCAGGGATGGAGAAATTGACAAGAGAGACAAAGAACGTGTAGCTGGTCTGCTGAACACAAGTGTCAGAACCGTTGAAAGAATATGGAAGGAGGCAAATGCCCAGCTTGCAAGAGGAGAAGAGATCAATGTGTCTAATAAAAGGAAGCGGAGATGTGGTAGAAAGAGGGCAGACCTTGATCTCTCGAGGATACCTTCAATTCCCCTCAACAAAAGGTCTACACTGAGGGCACTCGCTAGGTCTCTGGATGTACCATATTCTACCTTGCGGAGAAGGTTCAAATGGGGAAAGATAAGGAAACACACAAACAGTCTGAAGCCCACTCTGAAACCAGAAAACAAGCTATCAAGGCTCAAGTTTTGCATTTCAATGATTGATCAAACAACAATAGCAGATGCAATGCCCTCTTTCATTGATATGCAGAACATAGTTCACATCGACGAGAAATGGTTTGATATGACGAAAAGGAACAGAACCTATTACCTCCATGAAGAAGAACCAGATCCGGTGCGCACTGTTCAAAACAAGAATAGTATCAGCAAGGTCATGTTCTTAACAGCAGTTGCGAGGCCACGATTTGATGATCAAGGAAATGTAACATTTGATGGCAAGATAGGAGTATGGTCCTTCATCAAAGAAACTCCAGCAAAAAAGGATTCCAAGAACAGACTCAAAGGGACTAAGGAACTAAAGTCGGTCACAGTTACTAGGAATGTGATGAGGGAATACCTATGTGAAAAGGTCATTCCAGCCATTGAAGCACAGTGGCCCGAAGACAATCGAACCATCTACATCCAGCAAGATAACGCAAGAACACATGTTCCTCCAGATGATTCAGATTTTCTAGCTGCCGTAGCAGAATCAGAACTGGatatcaggttgatgcagcagcctgcAAATTCACCTGATATGAATGTCCTGGATCTTTGCTTCTTTAGCTCAATTCAGTCCTTGACGCTTGAAAGTGCACCAAACAACATCAAGGAACTGATAGAATCAGTTGAAGAAGCATATGATAGGTATGAAGTGCACAAACTGGCGAGAGTGTTTATAACCTTACAGTCAGTCCTGATTGAGGTTATGAGAGTTGAGGGAGGTACAGGATACAAGATCCCGCACATGAACAAAGATAGGATGGAGAGGGAGGGGATGCTACATATCAATCTAAGATTCGATGCTGAGCTATATTGGAAAACTTTGGACATTATAGAGGGTCACTAA
- the LOC123136973 gene encoding uncharacterized protein: MNAGAAAKGKGAADAEQRQRVKELRTAEQRRTLGSRLERRVAPARDLRPTGKDVEVAAEGEGAADGGAAQQRQTSVTELSIGVEAGSRRGRTTALRRRETELRMAEQRSNSRNQALDWGGGRRPAGKDGGAAKELPSHGTRARMEKIQNWEDLFAKCYFYSARDK; the protein is encoded by the coding sequence ATGAACGCCGGAGCAGCGGCGAAGGGTAAGGGAGCTGCGGACGCGGAGCAGCGGCAGAGGGTTAAGGAGCTGCGGACGGCGGAGCAGCGGCGGACCTTGGGCTCTCGATTGGAGCGGAGGGTGGCGCCGGCGAGGGACCTGCGGCCGACGGGGAAGGATGTCGAAGTTGCGGCGGAGGGTGAGGGAGCTGCGGACGGCGGAGCAGCGCAGCAACGGCAGACCTCAGTGACGGAGCTCTCAATTGGAGTGGAGGCAGGCAGCCGGCGGGGAAGGACAACGGCGCTGCGGCGGAGGGAGACAGAGCTGCGGATGGCGGAGCAGCGCAGCAACAGCCGAAATCAGGCTCTTGATTGGGGCGGAGGTAGGCGGCCGGCGGGGAAGGACGGCGGAGCAGCGAAGGAGCTTCCAAGCCACGGGACGAGGGCCAGGATGGAGAAGATTCAAAACTGGGAGGACCTTTTTGCAAAATGTTATTTCTATAGCGCTCGCGACAAGTAA